The Halobellus sp. MBLA0158 genome has a window encoding:
- the glnA gene encoding type I glutamate--ammonia ligase: MTDENAPTPATDGGLSAEAQRVIDEIEEKDVDFLRLQFTDILGTVKNVAVPATQAEKAFTDGIYFDGSSIEGFVRIQESDMRLKPDPETFAVLPWRDGRSARLICDVINTSTGEPFEGDPRRVLKNVLERAEDMGYEVNVAPEPEFFLFEEDEEGRATTKTSDAGGYFDLAPKDLASDVRRDIIYGLEQMGFEIEASHHEVAEGQHEINFEYDDALSTADNVATFRTVVRAIAAQHDLHATFMPKPIPKINGSGMHTHMSLFEDGENAFHDPDDEFDLSETAHSFLAGILEHAPAITAVADPTVNSYKRLVPGYEAPVYIAWSDRNRSALIRKPAARVPAASRIEARFPDPSCNPYLAFAALLSAGLDGIEKGLDCPDPVRENIYEFDEQKRQEYGIETLPENLGEAVDALEEDEVIADALGEHVFEKFVEAKSQEYDEFRVDVSQWELDRYLETY, from the coding sequence ATGACGGACGAAAACGCACCAACTCCCGCCACCGACGGGGGACTCTCAGCCGAAGCACAGCGCGTCATCGACGAGATCGAAGAGAAGGACGTCGACTTCCTCCGCCTGCAGTTCACCGACATTCTGGGGACTGTAAAGAACGTCGCCGTCCCGGCCACGCAGGCCGAGAAGGCCTTCACCGACGGCATCTACTTCGACGGGTCGAGCATAGAGGGCTTCGTCCGCATCCAGGAGTCCGACATGCGCCTCAAGCCCGACCCCGAAACGTTCGCGGTCCTGCCGTGGCGCGACGGCCGCTCGGCGCGGCTCATCTGTGACGTCATCAACACCTCCACGGGCGAGCCCTTCGAGGGCGACCCGCGCCGCGTCCTGAAGAACGTCCTCGAACGCGCCGAGGACATGGGCTACGAGGTCAACGTCGCCCCCGAACCGGAGTTCTTCCTGTTCGAGGAGGACGAAGAGGGCCGCGCGACGACGAAGACCAGCGACGCCGGCGGCTACTTCGACCTCGCGCCGAAGGACCTCGCTTCGGACGTCCGCCGCGACATCATCTACGGCCTCGAACAGATGGGCTTCGAGATCGAGGCCAGCCACCACGAGGTCGCCGAGGGGCAACACGAGATCAACTTCGAGTACGACGACGCGCTCTCGACGGCCGACAACGTCGCGACGTTCCGGACGGTCGTCCGCGCCATCGCGGCCCAGCACGACCTCCACGCGACGTTCATGCCCAAGCCGATCCCGAAGATCAACGGCTCGGGGATGCACACCCACATGTCGCTGTTCGAGGACGGAGAGAACGCCTTCCACGACCCCGACGACGAGTTCGACCTCTCCGAGACGGCGCACTCGTTCCTCGCGGGCATCCTCGAACACGCGCCGGCCATCACGGCCGTCGCCGACCCGACGGTGAACTCCTACAAGCGCCTCGTCCCCGGCTACGAGGCGCCGGTCTACATCGCGTGGTCCGACCGCAACCGCTCGGCGCTCATCCGGAAGCCGGCCGCGCGCGTGCCGGCCGCCTCCCGGATCGAGGCCCGCTTCCCCGACCCGTCCTGTAACCCCTACCTCGCCTTCGCGGCGCTGCTGTCGGCCGGTCTCGACGGGATCGAGAAGGGCCTCGACTGCCCCGACCCGGTCCGGGAGAACATCTACGAGTTCGACGAGCAGAAGCGCCAGGAGTACGGCATCGAGACGCTCCCGGAGAACCTCGGCGAGGCCGTCGACGCGCTCGAAGAGGACGAGGTCATCGCGGATGCGCTCGGCGAGCACGTCTTCGAGAAGTTCGTCGAAGCCAAGAGCCAGGAGTACGACGAGTTCCGCGTCGACGTCTCCCAGTGGGAACTCGACCGCTACCTCGAGACCTACTGA
- the lrp gene encoding HTH-type transcriptional regulator Lrp: MTYENLDAKLINALLGDGRASLRSLAEELDVSVTTVSNHLRDLEDEGVIEGYTPRVNYDALGYDVTAIIQLKVEGSALPEITDNLKGHKQMTTVYEVTGDYDVIAVGKFEDTDGMNDQIKELLTDADIRESNTSVVLNAVVENEQFHLDVDEE; the protein is encoded by the coding sequence ATGACGTACGAAAACCTCGATGCGAAACTCATCAACGCACTGCTCGGCGATGGCCGCGCGAGCCTCCGCAGCCTCGCGGAAGAACTCGACGTATCGGTGACGACGGTCTCGAACCACCTCCGGGATCTCGAAGACGAAGGCGTCATCGAGGGCTATACGCCCCGGGTCAACTACGACGCGCTCGGCTACGACGTCACCGCGATCATCCAGCTGAAGGTCGAAGGGAGCGCGCTCCCCGAGATCACGGACAATCTGAAGGGCCACAAGCAGATGACCACCGTCTACGAGGTCACGGGCGACTACGACGTCATCGCCGTCGGGAAGTTCGAGGACACCGACGGAATGAACGACCAGATCAAGGAGCTCCTGACCGACGCCGACATCCGGGAGTCCAACACCAGCGTCGTCCTCAACGCGGTCGTCGAAAACGAGCAGTTCCACCTCGACGTCGACGAGGAGTGA